Proteins from a genomic interval of Polaribacter sejongensis:
- a CDS encoding beta-ketoacyl-[acyl-carrier-protein] synthase family protein has translation MKNRVVITGLGVVAPNGVGLQEFTNAIKTGKSGITFHQNLKDKGFSCCIGGIPEVSEEKKAAYLTPLQLRGFNSTSILYGCMAGIDAWKDAGFSVDENSKLDYDSGLIFGTGTSGIEKFREAIYKIDDQNVRRLGSTSVVQTMASGISAYLGGILGLGNQVTTNSSACTTGTEALLLGFERIKNGKAKRMLVGSSSDSSLYTWGGFDAMRVMSYKHNETPEKGSRPMSETASGFVPGSGAGALVLESLESALERKATIYAEVLGGNINSGGQRNGGTLTAPNAEAVQKCITDAILDACISADEIDVINGHLTATSKDSLEIENWTKALQRRGTDFPTINSLKSMVGHCLAASGAIESVASVLQIKEQFVFPNINCEDVHPEISELISTDKIPTKLIEKSITILAKASFGFGDVNACVIFKKYEK, from the coding sequence ATGAAAAACAGAGTTGTAATTACGGGTTTAGGGGTTGTTGCGCCAAATGGCGTTGGTTTGCAAGAATTTACAAATGCAATAAAAACAGGGAAATCGGGGATTACCTTTCATCAAAATTTAAAAGACAAAGGTTTTTCTTGCTGTATTGGTGGAATCCCTGAGGTTTCCGAAGAAAAAAAAGCAGCCTATTTAACACCTTTACAATTACGGGGATTTAACAGTACGTCGATTTTATACGGTTGTATGGCAGGAATTGATGCCTGGAAAGATGCAGGTTTTTCTGTAGATGAGAACTCTAAATTAGACTATGATTCTGGTTTAATTTTTGGAACAGGAACCTCGGGAATTGAAAAATTTAGAGAAGCAATTTATAAAATTGACGATCAAAATGTAAGACGTTTAGGAAGTACTTCTGTAGTGCAAACAATGGCAAGCGGAATTTCGGCATATTTAGGCGGGATTTTAGGTTTAGGAAACCAAGTAACCACAAATTCATCTGCTTGTACAACGGGTACAGAAGCCTTGTTATTAGGTTTTGAACGTATTAAAAACGGAAAGGCAAAAAGAATGTTGGTCGGCAGTTCTAGTGATAGTAGTTTGTATACTTGGGGTGGGTTTGATGCCATGAGAGTGATGTCTTATAAGCACAATGAAACGCCAGAAAAAGGATCGAGACCGATGAGTGAAACTGCGTCTGGTTTTGTTCCTGGAAGTGGAGCGGGAGCTTTGGTTTTAGAATCTTTAGAAAGTGCTTTAGAAAGAAAAGCTACAATTTATGCAGAGGTTTTAGGTGGAAATATAAATTCTGGCGGACAAAGAAATGGCGGAACGTTAACGGCTCCGAATGCAGAAGCTGTTCAGAAATGTATTACAGATGCAATTTTAGATGCTTGTATTTCTGCAGATGAAATAGATGTAATAAACGGACATTTAACAGCTACTTCTAAAGACAGTTTAGAAATAGAAAATTGGACCAAAGCATTGCAAAGAAGAGGAACTGATTTTCCAACTATTAACTCTTTAAAGTCTATGGTTGGCCATTGTTTGGCTGCTTCTGGTGCTATTGAATCTGTGGCTTCCGTTTTGCAAATTAAAGAACAGTTTGTGTTTCCGAATATCAATTGTGAAGATGTTCATCCGGAAATTTCTGAATTAATTTCTACAGATAAAATTCCGACTAAATTGATTGAGAAAAGCATTACTATTTTAGCAAAAGCAAGTTTTGGTTTTGGTGACGTAAACGCATGTGTTATCTTTAAGAAATATGAAAAATAG
- a CDS encoding fumarate reductase/succinate dehydrogenase flavoprotein subunit yields MALDSKIPEGPIKDKWTTYKDKIDLVNPANKRNIDIIVVGTGLAGGSAAATLAELGYNVKAFAYQDSPRRAHSIAAQGGINAAKNYMGDGDSNYRLFYDTVKGGDYRSREANVHRLAEVSGNIIDQCVAQGVPFARDYGGLLDNRSFGGVLVSRTFYAKGQTGQQLLLGCYSAMNRQIARGKIEMFNRHEMLDVVKVGGKARGIIARDLITGEIERHSAHAVVIATGGYGNVYFLSTNAMGSNATAAWKIHKKGAYFANPCYTQIHPTCIPRSGDYQSKLTLMSESLRNDGRIWVPARIEDAKLIQQGKLKPTEIAEENRDYYLERRYPAFGNLVPRDVASRAAKERCDAGYGVNATGEAVYLDFASAFQRYGKEQAKIHGIKNASNEKIIELGQAIIEEKYGNLFQMYEKIIAENPYETPMMIYPATHYTMGGVWVDYNLMTTVEGLYCIGEANFSDHGANRLGASALMQGLADGYFVLPYTIGDYLSDDIRTGAIATDTKEFDEAEKEVTDRIDFFLNNKGTKSVDHFHKRLGKVMWDKVGMSRNEKDLKAAMAEIKAIREEFWKDVMVPGTANEMNVELEKAGRVADFLELGELFAKDALVRNESCGGHFREESVELDGEQKGEAKRNDKDFAFVSAWEYKGEPADAVLHKEELEFKDIELKQRSYK; encoded by the coding sequence ATGGCTTTAGATTCAAAAATACCAGAAGGTCCAATTAAAGATAAATGGACAACTTATAAAGATAAAATAGATCTTGTAAATCCAGCTAACAAACGTAATATTGATATTATTGTTGTTGGTACAGGTTTAGCAGGAGGTTCTGCAGCAGCAACGTTAGCAGAATTAGGATATAACGTAAAAGCATTTGCTTACCAAGATTCTCCTCGTAGAGCGCATTCAATTGCAGCACAAGGTGGAATTAACGCAGCAAAAAATTACATGGGAGATGGGGATTCTAATTACAGATTGTTTTACGATACTGTAAAAGGAGGAGATTACCGTTCTCGTGAAGCAAACGTACACCGTTTGGCAGAAGTATCTGGTAACATTATAGATCAATGTGTGGCACAAGGAGTTCCTTTTGCACGTGATTATGGTGGTTTATTAGATAACCGTTCTTTTGGTGGAGTTTTAGTTTCTAGAACTTTTTATGCAAAAGGACAAACAGGACAACAATTATTATTAGGATGTTATTCTGCAATGAACCGTCAAATTGCTCGTGGTAAGATTGAGATGTTCAATCGTCATGAAATGTTAGACGTTGTTAAAGTTGGAGGAAAAGCAAGAGGAATTATTGCGAGAGATTTAATTACAGGAGAAATAGAACGTCATTCTGCACATGCTGTTGTAATTGCAACGGGAGGTTACGGAAACGTGTATTTCTTATCTACAAATGCAATGGGTTCTAATGCTACTGCAGCTTGGAAAATCCATAAAAAAGGAGCGTATTTCGCAAATCCTTGTTATACACAAATTCACCCAACATGTATTCCTCGTTCAGGAGATTATCAGTCTAAATTAACTTTGATGTCTGAATCTTTACGTAACGATGGTAGAATTTGGGTTCCTGCAAGAATAGAAGATGCAAAATTAATTCAGCAAGGTAAATTAAAGCCTACTGAAATTGCTGAAGAAAATAGAGATTATTACTTAGAAAGACGTTACCCTGCCTTTGGTAACTTAGTACCACGTGATGTTGCTTCTAGAGCAGCAAAAGAGCGTTGTGATGCTGGTTATGGTGTAAATGCAACAGGTGAAGCTGTGTATTTAGATTTTGCTTCTGCTTTTCAACGTTATGGTAAAGAGCAAGCTAAGATTCATGGTATTAAAAATGCTTCTAACGAAAAAATTATAGAATTAGGACAAGCAATTATTGAAGAAAAATACGGAAACTTATTTCAGATGTATGAAAAAATCATCGCTGAAAACCCATATGAAACTCCAATGATGATTTATCCAGCAACACACTATACAATGGGTGGTGTTTGGGTAGATTATAACCTAATGACTACTGTAGAAGGTTTATACTGTATTGGTGAAGCTAACTTCTCTGATCATGGTGCAAACAGACTTGGAGCTTCTGCTTTAATGCAAGGTTTAGCTGATGGTTATTTTGTATTACCTTATACAATTGGAGATTATTTATCTGATGATATTAGAACGGGAGCGATTGCAACCGATACTAAAGAGTTTGATGAGGCTGAAAAAGAAGTAACAGATAGAATCGATTTCTTCTTGAACAATAAAGGAACAAAATCTGTAGACCATTTCCACAAACGTCTTGGAAAAGTAATGTGGGATAAAGTAGGTATGTCTCGTAACGAAAAAGATTTAAAAGCTGCTATGGCAGAAATTAAAGCAATTCGTGAAGAGTTCTGGAAAGACGTAATGGTTCCTGGTACTGCAAACGAAATGAATGTAGAGCTTGAAAAAGCAGGACGTGTAGCAGATTTCTTAGAATTAGGAGAATTGTTTGCTAAAGATGCTTTAGTAAGAAATGAATCTTGTGGTGGACACTTTAGAGAAGAATCTGTAGAATTAGACGGTGAGCAAAAAGGAGAAGCAAAACGTAATGATAAAGATTTTGCTTTTGTATCTGCTTGGGAATATAAAGGAGAACCTGCAGACGCAGTTTTACATAAAGAAGAATTAGAATTTAAAGATATAGAACTTAAACAACGTTCATACAAATAA
- a CDS encoding succinate dehydrogenase cytochrome b subunit, with protein MSGFFKSSVGRKVAMALSAFFLMFFLIIHLAVNITSLFSEELFNELSHFMGTNPLVQFALQPVLVFGVIFHFVLGFILEIKNKKANGVAYAKNNGAANSSWMSRNMIWSGAAILAFIVLHFIDFWIPEVNHKYIAALPEDPVRYFHELQEKFVPLWRVAFYVIAFVFLGLHLAHGFTSAFQSMGVTAGRKKALQNFGKIYSIIIPLGFIIVALFHHFNH; from the coding sequence ATGAGCGGATTTTTCAAATCTTCAGTTGGGAGAAAGGTAGCCATGGCGCTTTCCGCATTCTTCCTCATGTTTTTCTTAATTATACATTTAGCGGTAAATATTACATCACTCTTTAGTGAAGAACTCTTTAATGAGTTGTCTCATTTTATGGGAACCAATCCTTTAGTACAATTTGCGTTGCAACCTGTATTAGTTTTTGGTGTTATTTTTCACTTTGTATTAGGTTTTATTTTAGAAATAAAAAACAAAAAAGCAAACGGAGTTGCTTATGCTAAAAACAATGGTGCAGCTAATTCATCTTGGATGAGTAGAAACATGATTTGGAGTGGAGCAGCTATTTTGGCTTTTATTGTACTTCACTTTATAGATTTCTGGATTCCAGAAGTTAACCATAAATACATTGCAGCATTACCAGAAGATCCTGTAAGATATTTTCATGAGTTACAAGAAAAATTTGTACCTCTTTGGCGAGTTGCATTTTATGTTATCGCTTTTGTTTTCTTAGGATTGCATTTAGCACACGGTTTTACATCTGCTTTCCAATCTATGGGAGTTACTGCAGGTAGAAAAAAAGCATTACAAAACTTTGGTAAAATATATTCTATAATTATTCCTTTAGGATTTATCATTGTTGCATTGTTTCATCATTTTAATCATTAA
- a CDS encoding viroplasmin family protein: MSKKKFYVVWNGHRKGVFTSWKVCKKQIDGFEGAQYKSFADLNEAEIAATKSYADYVGKDTKKKTLSSTEKEKIGRPILESISVDAACSGNPGKMEYRGVLTHNKQQIFIKGPFARGTNNIGEFLALVHGIALLKSKNKENIPIYSDSKIAMSWVKQKRCKTNMHFDASNKDLLELIKRAETWLKNNTYKNPILKWETKAWGEIPADFGRK; this comes from the coding sequence ATGAGTAAAAAAAAGTTTTATGTAGTTTGGAACGGACACAGAAAAGGGGTTTTTACGTCTTGGAAAGTCTGTAAAAAGCAAATTGATGGTTTTGAAGGTGCTCAATATAAATCGTTCGCAGATTTAAATGAAGCCGAAATAGCTGCAACCAAAAGTTATGCAGACTATGTAGGGAAAGACACTAAAAAGAAAACGTTATCATCAACAGAAAAAGAAAAAATTGGGAGACCTATTTTAGAAAGTATTTCTGTGGATGCAGCTTGTTCTGGAAATCCTGGTAAAATGGAATACAGAGGCGTTTTAACGCATAATAAGCAACAAATTTTTATAAAAGGCCCATTTGCTAGAGGAACTAACAATATTGGCGAATTCCTAGCTCTAGTGCACGGAATTGCTTTGTTAAAGAGCAAGAACAAGGAAAATATTCCTATTTATTCCGATTCTAAAATTGCCATGAGTTGGGTAAAGCAGAAAAGATGCAAAACCAACATGCATTTTGATGCTTCTAACAAAGATTTATTAGAGTTGATAAAAAGAGCTGAAACTTGGCTAAAGAATAACACGTATAAAAACCCAATTCTTAAATGGGAAACCAAAGCTTGGGGAGAAATTCCTGCGGATTTTGGGAGGAAGTAA
- a CDS encoding succinate dehydrogenase/fumarate reductase iron-sulfur subunit, whose translation MNLTLKIWRQKDAGSKGQMVDYKVTDISEHMSFLEMMDVLNEQLVNSGEEPVAFDHDCREGICGMCSLYINGEAHGPDRGITTCQLHMRMFHDGETITIEPFRASAFPVIKDLIVDRMAFERIQQAGGYISVNTSGNTQDANSLPISKHAADEAMDAAACIGCGACVATCKNSSAMLFVGAKVSQYALLPQGQIEAADRVQNMVAQMDLEGFGNCTNTGACEVECPKGISLDNIARMNRELMKANL comes from the coding sequence ATGAATTTAACACTTAAAATTTGGAGACAAAAAGACGCTGGTTCAAAGGGTCAAATGGTAGACTATAAAGTGACTGATATTTCAGAGCATATGTCTTTCTTAGAAATGATGGATGTTTTGAATGAACAATTGGTTAATTCAGGTGAAGAACCTGTTGCTTTTGATCATGATTGTCGTGAAGGTATTTGCGGTATGTGTTCTTTATATATTAATGGAGAAGCACATGGGCCAGATAGAGGTATTACTACCTGTCAATTACACATGCGTATGTTTCATGATGGAGAAACTATTACTATAGAGCCTTTCAGAGCATCAGCATTTCCTGTAATTAAAGATTTAATTGTAGATAGAATGGCTTTTGAGCGTATTCAGCAAGCAGGTGGTTACATTTCTGTAAACACTTCTGGTAATACACAAGATGCTAACTCGTTGCCTATTTCTAAACATGCAGCGGATGAGGCTATGGATGCAGCAGCTTGTATTGGTTGTGGTGCTTGTGTAGCAACGTGTAAAAACTCTTCTGCAATGTTATTTGTAGGTGCAAAAGTATCTCAGTATGCTTTATTACCACAAGGACAAATAGAGGCTGCAGATCGTGTACAAAACATGGTAGCTCAAATGGATTTAGAAGGTTTTGGAAACTGTACAAATACAGGGGCTTGTGAGGTAGAATGTCCTAAAGGAATTTCTTTAGACAATATAGCTCGTATGAATAGAGAGTTGATGAAAGCTAATTTATAA
- a CDS encoding helix-turn-helix domain-containing protein, translating into MSITLHRTHNYLKLQQSNFDIVNFQDLDKFESEEILTKNHKVDFYALIFITEGKGKHSIDFSDYEYDKGTILAIRKDQMHRFYLNKATKGFLLCFKEEFLNSYLNEIEVANAIQMFNELLVSPKTQLKDCDFESIFKLIKGIEKEVLVVNDIYSFKLIRSLLHILITLIYRIKSTGYNTLQQSRYLKEFIIFQNLLEEDYYKTKKVYDYANKLGYSAKKLNMVVKFIANKSAKEFIDDTVIIKVKRLLIHYNLSIKEIAFKTGFNEPTNLYKYFKKHTNSTPEEFRKKYV; encoded by the coding sequence ATGTCAATTACCCTACACAGAACCCATAATTACTTAAAACTCCAGCAATCAAATTTTGATATTGTTAATTTTCAAGACTTAGATAAGTTTGAAAGTGAAGAAATTCTTACAAAAAATCATAAAGTAGATTTTTATGCATTAATTTTTATAACAGAAGGAAAAGGTAAACACTCAATAGATTTTTCTGATTATGAATATGATAAAGGGACTATTTTGGCTATTAGAAAAGATCAAATGCATCGGTTTTATTTAAATAAGGCAACAAAAGGTTTTCTATTATGTTTTAAAGAAGAGTTTTTAAATAGTTATTTAAATGAAATTGAGGTTGCAAATGCAATTCAGATGTTTAATGAGTTATTAGTTTCTCCAAAAACACAATTAAAAGACTGCGATTTTGAGAGTATTTTTAAATTAATAAAAGGAATAGAAAAAGAGGTTTTAGTTGTAAATGATATTTATTCTTTTAAACTGATAAGGAGTTTATTACATATTTTAATTACTTTGATTTATAGAATTAAATCGACAGGCTATAACACTTTGCAACAAAGTAGGTATTTAAAAGAGTTTATTATATTTCAAAATTTACTAGAAGAAGATTACTACAAAACTAAAAAAGTGTATGATTATGCAAATAAGTTAGGGTATTCTGCAAAGAAGCTTAATATGGTTGTAAAATTTATAGCAAACAAATCTGCTAAAGAGTTTATAGATGATACTGTTATAATTAAAGTGAAAAGATTGCTGATACATTATAATCTTTCTATAAAAGAAATTGCTTTTAAAACTGGTTTTAATGAGCCTACCAATTTGTATAAATATTTTAAAAAACACACTAATTCTACACCAGAAGAGTTTAGAAAAAAATATGTGTAA
- a CDS encoding DUF6973 domain-containing protein, which yields MKKTLFLLTILFTVHSFGQSNFKSFFKLSPPIKKWVFFHPFKATKSLEISKETNRVSDSIAKTDLLDKDGAGGQVDAFRHAYWMARLAQEMGENAARSLGEAHEKENYLTYKKQKLEDGVVPDEISTEMDLHNNEEGLKLIAKGSIVSKNGLVYRIVNAIEKGKMKIIKKDEKGNFLTCNGEVIQKEELMGKWKNDKCLISSDTK from the coding sequence ATGAAAAAGACACTATTTCTTTTAACGATACTTTTTACTGTACATTCATTTGGACAATCTAATTTTAAAAGTTTTTTTAAGCTCTCTCCACCAATTAAAAAATGGGTATTTTTTCATCCTTTTAAGGCGACAAAATCTTTAGAAATTTCTAAAGAAACAAATAGGGTTTCAGATTCAATTGCAAAAACAGATTTGTTAGATAAAGATGGAGCAGGTGGGCAGGTAGATGCTTTTAGACATGCTTATTGGATGGCAAGACTAGCGCAAGAAATGGGTGAAAATGCTGCTCGTTCTTTAGGGGAGGCACATGAAAAAGAAAATTATTTAACGTACAAGAAACAAAAATTAGAAGATGGTGTTGTGCCAGATGAAATTTCAACTGAAATGGATTTACACAATAATGAGGAAGGCTTAAAATTAATTGCAAAAGGAAGTATTGTTTCTAAAAACGGGTTGGTTTATAGAATTGTAAATGCTATTGAGAAAGGTAAAATGAAAATTATAAAAAAGGACGAAAAAGGGAATTTTTTGACATGCAATGGAGAAGTAATTCAGAAAGAGGAACTTATGGGGAAGTGGAAAAATGATAAATGTCTAATCTCCTCGGATACTAAATAA
- a CDS encoding 3-oxoacyl-ACP synthase: MTQLKVKEALYKQCEAFVNKRLNTVTEIISSNQKALQSETKSSAGDKHETGRAMLQLEMEKASQQLAGITQMKEILAKIDVSKTSNIAHLGTVIETTMANYFLSISAGQLTVDNVVYFAISVSSPIGKLLLGKKMEDAIVFNGNTIIIKGLK, translated from the coding sequence ATGACGCAATTAAAAGTTAAAGAAGCACTTTATAAGCAGTGTGAAGCTTTTGTAAATAAACGCTTAAACACGGTTACTGAAATTATATCCTCTAATCAAAAAGCATTGCAATCAGAAACTAAAAGTTCTGCTGGCGATAAGCATGAAACTGGTAGAGCCATGTTGCAGTTAGAAATGGAAAAAGCGAGTCAGCAACTTGCCGGAATTACACAAATGAAAGAAATTTTAGCTAAAATTGATGTTTCTAAAACGTCTAATATTGCGCATTTAGGCACGGTGATTGAAACAACTATGGCTAATTATTTTTTATCTATTTCTGCAGGTCAACTTACAGTTGATAATGTAGTGTATTTTGCTATTTCTGTTTCGTCCCCAATCGGTAAGTTGTTGTTAGGTAAAAAGATGGAAGATGCAATTGTTTTTAATGGAAATACAATAATTATAAAAGGACTAAAATAA
- a CDS encoding acyl carrier protein has translation MTKEEIISKLTVIVKPYIQNEEGFKNLSEETDFINDLEINSANLVDIILDVEDEFKIEIDNDSMEKMLSVKATIAVIQSKMDA, from the coding sequence ATGACAAAAGAAGAAATTATATCGAAATTAACTGTTATTGTAAAACCATATATTCAAAACGAAGAAGGTTTTAAAAATTTATCAGAAGAAACAGATTTTATAAATGATTTAGAAATAAATTCTGCAAATTTGGTAGATATTATTTTAGATGTAGAAGATGAGTTTAAAATAGAAATAGACAACGATTCTATGGAGAAAATGCTTTCTGTAAAAGCTACTATTGCTGTAATTCAATCTAAAATGGATGCATAA
- a CDS encoding phosphoribosylglycinamide formyltransferase: protein MKRIVIFASGSGTNAENIIKFFNHTKTAKVTTVLCNNEHAKVFDRCKKLDIKCLHFKKEAFFTSDEVLNLLKEQADYIILAGFLWKIPTKIIDAFPNKIINIHPALLPKYGGKGMYGMNVHKAVKENKESETGITIHYVNANYDEGAIIYQAKTALNEEDSPEKIAEKIHILEQRYFPRVIEDVILAINE, encoded by the coding sequence ATGAAGCGTATTGTTATTTTTGCATCTGGTTCTGGAACGAACGCAGAAAACATTATTAAATTTTTTAATCATACTAAAACCGCTAAGGTTACTACTGTGCTATGTAACAATGAACATGCCAAAGTATTTGATAGATGTAAAAAATTAGACATCAAATGTTTACATTTTAAAAAAGAAGCTTTTTTTACTTCGGATGAAGTGCTAAACCTATTAAAAGAGCAGGCAGATTACATTATTTTAGCTGGTTTTTTATGGAAAATTCCAACCAAAATTATCGATGCTTTTCCGAATAAAATCATAAATATTCATCCTGCATTATTGCCAAAATATGGCGGAAAAGGGATGTATGGAATGAACGTTCATAAAGCGGTAAAAGAAAATAAAGAATCAGAAACGGGTATTACAATTCACTATGTAAATGCCAATTATGATGAAGGTGCCATCATTTATCAGGCAAAAACAGCCTTAAACGAGGAAGATTCTCCCGAAAAAATTGCAGAAAAGATCCATATTTTAGAGCAACGTTACTTTCCTAGAGTTATTGAAGATGTAATTTTAGCTATAAATGAGTAA
- a CDS encoding 4'-phosphopantetheinyl transferase family protein: protein MHNIGNDIVDLNLARTESNWLRKGFLEKQFTQNEQEEIHDAENPFFKVWQFWSMKEAAYKCYTQKIEKRFFAPQKFECSLVSKTEGFVLFEENKYCTSTSYNPLYIHTIAKEESSKVAIFLKIGASKNIYIDLKTQLSIETGVLSDEIVKVKTIIGAPLFYHKEKLLTKSCSISHHGNYGAFVFSLEK from the coding sequence ATGCATAATATTGGCAATGATATTGTAGATTTAAACCTTGCTAGAACGGAAAGTAATTGGCTGCGAAAAGGATTTTTAGAGAAACAATTCACCCAAAATGAACAAGAAGAAATCCATGATGCTGAGAATCCTTTTTTTAAAGTTTGGCAATTTTGGTCTATGAAAGAAGCGGCTTATAAATGTTATACTCAAAAAATAGAAAAGCGCTTTTTTGCACCTCAAAAATTTGAATGTAGTTTAGTTTCTAAAACAGAAGGGTTTGTTCTTTTTGAAGAAAATAAATATTGCACAAGTACAAGTTATAATCCACTTTATATTCATACAATTGCCAAAGAAGAGAGCAGTAAGGTTGCTATTTTTTTAAAGATTGGCGCATCAAAAAATATTTATATCGATTTAAAAACACAATTGTCGATAGAAACAGGAGTTTTATCCGATGAAATCGTAAAAGTAAAAACAATTATTGGAGCTCCTTTGTTTTATCACAAGGAAAAATTATTAACCAAATCTTGCTCAATTTCGCATCATGGAAATTATGGTGCCTTTGTGTTTTCTTTAGAAAAATAA
- a CDS encoding aspartate:alanine exchanger family transporter, whose translation MEFFLELLTKDYFVLFLVIGLGIALGNIRIKGISFDTSAVIFVAIFFGYLYNLNGITFNIPPIIQSVGLVLFIYTIGMQAGPSFFSSFKEQGAKLIVLAGITVLTGGITAVSISYIYDVDMNMMSGLLTGALTSTPGLAASIEASQSPLASIGYGIAYPFGVLGVILFVKLGPSLFRVNIEKEEKDFEEKSKSSTPMVINKNLIISNENVNGKTIRELRIRFMTKANISRIMKPNQLPISPTKDTILETGDIIKAVGTVNALQRIEVLLGKVTDIKIPRSGTYEVKWYVVSNDAVVNKTIEELNLLENYSATITRIRRASIDLAPHPSTKIKYGDKILVSCSKGNVPAVTQLFGDSLKRIGQTSFLPVAFGIVIGILVGAIAIPLGGIGLKLGLTGGVLLSSIFLSWKGKFATVIWNLSGPANQILRQFGLLLFLTPVGLKAGQSLISAIEKHGFILFLYGALITLIPMIITVLVGRFLLKINFLSVLGALTGGMTSTPGLSATDSMTDSDAPQIAYAAVYPFSLVLIIIVAEVMAVL comes from the coding sequence ATGGAATTTTTTTTAGAATTACTCACTAAAGATTACTTTGTGTTATTTCTAGTTATTGGTTTAGGAATCGCCCTAGGAAACATTCGTATAAAAGGGATAAGTTTTGATACTTCTGCGGTTATTTTTGTCGCTATCTTTTTTGGATATCTGTACAATTTAAACGGCATTACCTTTAATATTCCTCCAATTATTCAAAGTGTAGGTTTGGTGTTATTTATTTACACCATTGGTATGCAAGCAGGACCTTCTTTTTTTAGCTCTTTTAAAGAACAAGGAGCTAAGTTAATTGTTTTAGCAGGAATTACAGTTCTAACAGGTGGTATTACTGCAGTGTCTATTTCTTATATTTATGATGTAGATATGAATATGATGAGTGGTTTACTAACAGGAGCACTAACATCTACACCTGGTTTGGCTGCTTCTATAGAGGCTTCTCAATCTCCTTTAGCGTCTATTGGTTATGGTATTGCATATCCGTTTGGAGTTTTAGGTGTTATTTTATTTGTAAAATTAGGTCCTTCGTTGTTTAGGGTGAACATCGAAAAAGAAGAAAAAGATTTTGAAGAAAAATCGAAATCTAGCACTCCAATGGTGATCAATAAAAACCTAATTATCTCTAATGAAAACGTAAATGGTAAAACGATTAGAGAATTGAGAATTCGTTTTATGACCAAAGCGAATATTTCACGTATTATGAAGCCTAATCAGTTGCCTATTTCTCCAACAAAAGATACTATTTTAGAAACGGGAGATATTATAAAAGCAGTAGGTACGGTAAATGCGTTGCAAAGAATAGAGGTTTTATTAGGTAAAGTTACCGATATTAAAATCCCTAGAAGTGGAACATACGAAGTAAAATGGTATGTAGTAAGTAATGATGCTGTGGTAAATAAAACCATTGAAGAACTTAATCTTCTAGAAAATTATTCTGCTACCATAACACGTATTAGAAGAGCTAGTATCGATTTAGCTCCGCATCCATCAACCAAAATAAAATATGGTGATAAAATTTTAGTTTCTTGCTCTAAAGGGAATGTTCCTGCGGTGACGCAACTCTTTGGAGATAGTTTAAAAAGAATAGGACAAACAAGTTTTTTACCTGTAGCATTTGGTATTGTTATCGGTATTCTTGTAGGTGCTATTGCTATTCCTTTAGGAGGAATTGGTTTAAAATTAGGTCTTACAGGAGGTGTGCTTTTATCTTCTATATTTTTAAGTTGGAAAGGAAAGTTTGCTACTGTAATTTGGAATTTATCGGGTCCTGCAAACCAAATATTACGTCAGTTTGGGCTTTTATTATTTCTTACTCCTGTTGGTTTAAAAGCAGGACAAAGTTTAATTTCAGCAATTGAAAAACATGGTTTTATTTTATTTTTATACGGTGCTTTAATTACCTTAATTCCTATGATTATTACTGTTCTTGTTGGACGATTCCTATTAAAAATAAACTTTTTGTCTGTTTTAGGAGCCTTAACAGGAGGTATGACTTCTACACCAGGATTAAGTGCAACAGATTCTATGACCGATTCGGATGCTCCTCAAATTGCTTATGCAGCTGTGTATCCTTTTTCATTGGTTCTTATAATTATTGTAGCAGAAGTAATGGCAGTGTTATAA